The Candidatus Methylomirabilota bacterium genomic interval CAAGGCCTCTTCATTCTGGAGAACCTCTGCCTCCACGCTGGACAAGGCATCGGTCAATCCCTGCGTCTCCTGGAGAGCAGCCTCGAGTTCCGCCTCCGTCAGATCCCGCGTTTCTGCGTCTGCCTTAAGATCCTGAAGCAGACGTTCGAGGCGCTCGGCAAGAGCTGCAAGCTCCTGCCGCCGATCCTCTCCCCGCTGCCTCAAGTTGTGGAGTTGCTCCTCCCGGGACCGTACTTCCGCTTCCTCACGCTGCCGTTGGGCTCGCAGGGTGTAACGTCCTTCCTGACCGGCGGCGATCCGCTTCTCAAGGTCCAGCTCGCGGAGGCGGCCACCCTCCTGGGAGGTCTCCTCTGTAGAGACCCGGAGCTGAGACACCTCCTGGGCTTCGGCCAGCTGCTTTTCCTGATAAATGACAGCGTTGAGATCTTCTTCGAGGCGCCGATCTTCCTTGAGCAAGAGGAGGATCTGGACCTCCTTGAGCCTAAGCACCGTGCGCTGATGCTGCTCTGCCTTTTTCGCCTGGCGGTGCAGCGAATTTCTTTGTCGTTCGATCTCCCGAAGGACGTCCCTGACCCTCAGCAGGTTTTGTTCCGCCGCATCGAGTCGGCTCAGGGCAGTCTTCCGCTTCACCTTGTAGGACATGACCCCTGCCGCCTCCTCGAGAAGGGCCCGACGGTCGGCCGGCTTTGAGGCCAACAGGGAACTGATGGCCCCCTGCTCTATAATGGCGTAAGGTTCCCGCCCGAGACCGGTATCGAGGAAGAGGCTGGTGATGTCTTTGAGGCGACACGGGACTTGATTCAAGAGGTATTCACTTTCGCCAGATCGGTAGAGACGGCGGGTGACGGTTAATTCACTGTAAGGGACCGCCAGCTGGCCGTTAATATCCGACAGGGTGAAGGAAACTTCAGCCATACCCACCGCCTTCCGGTGCGTATTGCCGGCGAAGATCAGATCCTCCATGCGGTCCCCCCGGAGGGCCTTTGGGCTCTGTTCTCCCAATACCCAGCGGATGGCGTCGACAATGTTGCTCTTACCACAGCCGTTGGGTCCTACAAGGGCGGTTATCCCTAATTGGAAATCGATTGTTAGGCGATCGATGAAGGACTTAAACCCGAAAACGGTCAAATTGCTGAGGTACATCAGCCTCCTCTGGGTCCACCGTCCGACGTCTAAACGAAACAGAAGAAAAAGCTTTAGACTTAAGTGGTTGGAACCAGGACTTCAGAATCTTAATTAATTTGTGCCAGCCTAGCGCAGGTATTTCCTCGTGTCAAGAAAAATTACACAAAATCATGTGGTCATTCCGAGGATGAACCCAAAATATTGGGGTCTCTCCGTATGATGGCCATGGCGGCTCGCGCTGCAGACCGCTCGGCCTCCCGTCGACTTCCCCCTTGACCCGTCGCCAGTTTTTGTCCTCCCGCCGCTACTTCGACCTCGAAGCGAGGCGCATGTGGAGGGCCCCGGTGCCGAAGCAAGCGGTACCGCGGGACTACTCTGAGAACGGCCTGCAAATACATTTGGAGTTCAGACTTATGATCAAGAGTGTCGTCGGGCTTGCACAGGGGAAGCAGATGCTGCTTGAGGAAGGTGCGAACGGCGGCGAGCCCTCGATCGAGATAGAGAGCGGCCACGACTGCTTCAAAAGCTGCGGCACGCACCGAAATTCGCTCGCGGCCCCCCGGCTCCTCCCCCTTGCCAAGCCGGAGCAGTGTGGGTAGCCCTAGTTGAGTCGCTGCGCGCGCTAAGGTCGTGCGATTCACCACACTGGCGCGAAGTCGGGTGAGTCTGCCTGGAGCGAGATCGGGATGGCTCTGGTACAAATGCAGGCCAAGGAAAAACGTAAGGATCGCATCACCCAAAAACTCCAGACGTTCGAAGGTCCTCCCCTCTGCACCCACCGAGGGGTGCGTAAGCGCAGCACGCAGCAAACCGGGCCTGCGGAAGCGATGGCCGAGCCTCCTTTCGACCTCATGCAACCACCAATCCGTTTCCCGGTCTTTCTGGTACCGTCCCACGGGCATGAGATTACTCCCTTAAGGTTAAAAGTCTTTGCATGTGAGCGAGCGGAAGTAGATGACAAAGCCGACCGCGACCAGCACCGAGAGGAGACCAATTCCGAGGGCTCCTATCTCCCCCGTCTTGGCATAATCTTTTAACTCCCAGATCCCAAAGAATATAAAGAATACAATGGCGCTGGAAATCAAAATCTTATGAGCAGTCTTGATCCGCACCAGTAGACCTCAAGGATGGAACACCGAAAACCGCCTGTTCTCGTTAGGGTTCCCCAGACGTCGGCAGCACGGCATACGCCCAATTCCAGATTCTACAGCTGTATTTTGCGTGTTGTCCAGATCTGTGAGATGCTATGAATCCTCCTAACACAGGAAATGCGCGTGTGAACCGGACGTTTCATTTGCCTCGGGTCTCTTCGAACACGTTTAAGGAGCTACCACCGGTTTCGTGCTTCAGGACATGTTGAAAGATTACAGAGTCTTGACAGGAAAGGGAACCTGGGGATATCATCGGCTTCCAACCACAAATGCGTAGATAAGATAATTCATTCAGGGGGAAAACATGGCAACCGAGAACGTTGTACAGGTAACCGATGCAGATTTCAAGCAAAGGGTAGTTGACGGTCAGGGGCTCACGATCGTCGATTTTTGGGCGGAGTGGTGTGCCCCCTGCCGCATGATTGCACCCATTCTTGAAGAGCTGGCCCAGGAGTACGCCGGGAAAGTGACAATCGCGAAGCTGAATGTTGATGAAAACCCCCAGACGGCGGCTCGCCTTGGCATTCGGAGCATCCCGACCCTCCTGTTTTTCAGGGGGGGTGAGCGGGTTGATCAGGTGATTGGAGCAGTTCCCCGCGGAGTGATCCAGTCAAAAATCGGCGCCCACCTCGACTGATTTCGTCGGTCAGTTGCGGACCAGACTTTCCCCCAAAATGTTTGTGTTCGCACCCTTGCCATCAACCTCGACTAGTTTGTGTGCGAAGTACGCAAGACCTGGAGCGGAATGGGTCTTGACATTTCCTTTTATTTATGCTAGGTTATCGTTCACTCTCTCGAGGTTTTTACTATGTATTACCCGTCCCGTGAGCAGTTTAAGGCAAAAACCCGAATCGGGAATCTCATCCCGGTCTATCGGGAGGTTCTGGCCGATACTGAGACGGCGGTTTCGGCCTTTTTGAAGATCGGAGGGGGGAAGTATGCTTTTCTGCTCGAGAGTGTCCAGGGAGGAGAGAAGTGGGCCCGCTATAGCTTCTTGGGTCGCAACCCCTCTTTGGTGATCCGAAGTAAGGGACGGGAGGGGGAGATACTGCGATCTGGCTCACCGCCAGAGAAGAGAATCGTCACGGATCCCTTGGATCTCGTGAAGGAAGTACTCAGCGTTTATCGACCTGTAAAAGTGGACGGTCTTCCCCGGTTCTTCGGCGGCATGGTCGGGTATCTCGCC includes:
- the rnc gene encoding ribonuclease III, with amino-acid sequence MPVGRYQKDRETDWWLHEVERRLGHRFRRPGLLRAALTHPSVGAEGRTFERLEFLGDAILTFFLGLHLYQSHPDLAPGRLTRLRASVVNRTTLARAATQLGLPTLLRLGKGEEPGGRERISVRAAAFEAVVAALYLDRGLAAVRTFLKQHLLPLCKPDDTLDHKSELQMYLQAVLRVVPRYRLLRHRGPPHAPRFEVEVAAGGQKLATGQGGSRREAERSAARAAMAIIRRDPNILGSSSE
- the trxA gene encoding thioredoxin — translated: MATENVVQVTDADFKQRVVDGQGLTIVDFWAEWCAPCRMIAPILEELAQEYAGKVTIAKLNVDENPQTAARLGIRSIPTLLFFRGGERVDQVIGAVPRGVIQSKIGAHLD